In Luteitalea sp. TBR-22, one genomic interval encodes:
- a CDS encoding NfeD family protein — MIWWYWVVLGLLLTGLELATPGGFFLLFFGIGALLVGGLVTLGLAGPAWVQWLLFSVLSVAALVFFRTPLLRLMEARTPGSGDVDSLRGEVAVAMDGIPAGGLGRAQLRGTVWTARNLGTDPITPGQRCLVTSVDGLTISIRREGAL, encoded by the coding sequence ATGATCTGGTGGTACTGGGTGGTCCTCGGCCTGCTGCTCACCGGGCTCGAGCTCGCGACGCCGGGCGGCTTCTTCCTGCTGTTCTTCGGGATCGGCGCGCTGCTGGTCGGCGGGCTGGTCACGCTGGGCCTGGCCGGACCGGCCTGGGTGCAGTGGCTGCTCTTCTCGGTGCTGTCGGTCGCGGCCCTGGTGTTCTTCCGCACCCCCCTGCTGCGTTTGATGGAAGCAAGGACTCCCGGCTCGGGCGACGTCGACTCCCTTCGCGGCGAGGTCGCGGTCGCCATGGACGGCATCCCCGCCGGCGGGCTGGGTCGCGCGCAACTGCGCGGCACGGTCTGGACCGCGCGCAACCTCGGGACCGACCCGATCACCCCCGGCCAGCGGTGCCTGGTGACCTCGGTGGACGGCCTCACCATCTCGATCCGCCGCGAAGGAGCGCTCTGA
- a CDS encoding cysteine desulfurase-like protein: MESVRSQFPALRRVHAGHPVAYFDGPGGTQVPQSVVDAMADYLLHHNANTHWVYPTSQETDAALLDARQVYAAFFNAPGPDWVSFGQNMTTITFHVARALARQWGPGDEIVVTELDHHGNVDPWRHAAADAGVTVRTVPLTADGTCFDMAALEALLSSRTRLLAVGAASNAIGTMPDVAAAARLARAAGALVYVDAVHYAPHTLVDVQALGCDMLACSSYKFYGPHQGILCARPELIASLRLPKLQPAPAAPPDSLETGTQSHEGIVGAAAAVRFLASIAGPVGPSAGDLRAGLVASHALLHEDAAALTRQLWDGLGQIAGVTRYGRPAGPGRTPTVSFTLAGHASHDVARRLVDAGLFVSSGDFYAQTLVQRLGHAEDGLVRIGCSCYTTASEIDRLLAALAAM, from the coding sequence ATGGAATCGGTCCGCTCGCAGTTCCCCGCCCTCCGTCGCGTCCACGCCGGCCACCCGGTGGCCTATTTCGACGGGCCGGGCGGAACCCAGGTGCCGCAGTCGGTCGTCGACGCGATGGCCGACTACCTGCTGCACCACAACGCCAACACGCACTGGGTCTACCCGACCAGCCAGGAGACCGACGCGGCGCTGCTCGACGCGCGGCAGGTGTACGCGGCGTTCTTCAACGCCCCGGGCCCGGACTGGGTGAGCTTCGGGCAGAACATGACCACGATCACGTTCCATGTCGCGCGCGCGCTGGCGCGGCAGTGGGGCCCCGGCGACGAGATCGTGGTGACCGAGCTCGATCATCACGGCAACGTCGATCCGTGGCGGCACGCCGCCGCCGACGCGGGCGTGACCGTCCGCACCGTGCCGCTCACCGCCGACGGCACCTGCTTCGACATGGCGGCGCTCGAGGCGCTGCTGTCGTCGCGCACCCGCCTGCTGGCCGTCGGGGCGGCGTCCAACGCGATCGGCACGATGCCCGACGTCGCCGCGGCGGCTCGCCTGGCCAGGGCGGCCGGCGCGCTGGTGTACGTCGACGCCGTGCACTATGCGCCGCACACCCTGGTGGACGTGCAGGCGCTGGGCTGCGACATGCTCGCGTGCTCGTCGTACAAGTTCTACGGACCGCACCAGGGCATCCTCTGCGCACGCCCCGAGCTGATTGCGTCGTTGCGGCTGCCGAAGCTGCAGCCGGCGCCCGCCGCGCCGCCCGACTCGCTCGAGACCGGCACGCAGAGCCACGAGGGCATCGTCGGCGCCGCGGCTGCCGTGCGCTTCCTGGCCTCGATTGCCGGGCCGGTGGGCCCCTCGGCCGGCGACCTCCGCGCCGGCCTGGTGGCCAGCCACGCCCTGTTGCACGAGGATGCGGCGGCGCTCACGCGCCAGCTCTGGGACGGGCTCGGGCAGATCGCGGGCGTGACGCGCTACGGCCGTCCCGCAGGGCCCGGCCGGACGCCGACCGTGTCCTTCACGCTGGCCGGACACGCCAGCCACGACGTGGCGAGACGCCTGGTGGACGCGGGCCTGTTCGTGTCGTCGGGGGACTTCTACGCCCAGACGCTCGTGCAGCGCCTCGGGCACGCCGAGGACGGCCTCGTGCGCATCGGCTGTTCGTGCTACACGACGGCATCCGAGATCGATCGGCTGCTGGCCGCCCTCGCGGCAATGTGA
- a CDS encoding SPFH domain-containing protein: MEGLIVLIIFAILVLIIVAKTAIVVPQQSAYVVERLGRYAGTLDAGFHILVPFIDVVRYKHSLKETAIDIPAQVCITRDNVQVGVDGVLYLKVLNPERASYGISDYHFAISQLAQTTLRSEVGKIDLDKTFEERTNINTQVVSEVDKATDPWGVKVLRYEIKNITPPSDVLAAMEKQMRAEREKRAVILTSEGQRDAAVNTAEGAKQEVIKASEARRQQQINEAEGQAAAIMAVARATAEGIREVAAAMQSPGGAEAVQLRVAEQYITQFGNLAQKTNTMIIPATTSDIGGMIATAMQVVKKTS; encoded by the coding sequence GTGGAAGGCCTGATTGTCCTCATCATCTTCGCGATCCTGGTCCTGATCATCGTCGCCAAGACGGCGATCGTGGTGCCGCAGCAGAGCGCCTACGTGGTGGAGCGCCTCGGGCGCTACGCCGGCACGCTGGATGCCGGCTTCCACATCCTGGTGCCCTTCATCGACGTGGTGCGCTACAAGCACTCGCTGAAGGAGACCGCCATCGACATCCCGGCGCAGGTGTGCATCACCCGCGACAACGTGCAGGTGGGTGTCGACGGCGTGCTCTACCTCAAGGTGCTCAACCCCGAACGGGCCTCGTACGGCATCTCGGACTACCACTTCGCGATCTCGCAGCTGGCCCAGACGACGCTGCGCAGCGAGGTCGGCAAGATCGATCTCGACAAGACCTTCGAGGAGCGCACCAACATCAACACGCAGGTGGTCAGCGAGGTCGACAAGGCCACCGACCCCTGGGGCGTGAAGGTGCTGCGCTACGAGATCAAGAACATCACGCCGCCCTCCGACGTGCTCGCCGCGATGGAGAAGCAGATGCGCGCCGAGCGCGAGAAGCGCGCGGTGATCCTGACCTCGGAAGGCCAGCGCGATGCGGCGGTGAACACCGCCGAGGGCGCCAAGCAGGAAGTGATCAAGGCCTCGGAAGCCCGGCGCCAGCAGCAGATCAACGAGGCCGAGGGTCAGGCCGCCGCGATCATGGCGGTCGCCCGCGCCACCGCCGAGGGCATCCGCGAGGTGGCGGCCGCCATGCAGTCGCCCGGCGGCGCCGAGGCCGTGCAGTTGCGCGTCGCCGAGCAGTACATCACGCAGTTCGGCAACCTGGCGCAGAAGACCAACACCATGATCATTCCCGCCACCACGAGCGACATCGGCGGCATGATCGCCACCGCGATGCAGGTGGTGAAGAAGACGTCGTAG
- a CDS encoding response regulator, which translates to MQDAPAPSGRRTSSTVLLTTALVLCALGLARFLATLAGLPPGPLAIRVHGFAASLMAAAVASILAGWRGRAWLASRLASVALAGAGLLLALQAALDLVPASSSVLAGLALLLPTRQATLCIMVTALIGLPLPRRLARVPSRNALVQVWGSLLLAFLATTSLVTWASSGAMDSWLRYLLMSPPLSVCCLLVAAGVLVDRVLRGDTAWQRWLPAAITVFVGACAVIFAQALSSQEQAGVRRQAAAEARRLREALVERVAAMDADLERMRVRYESGAVSTRDAWHADATAAIRAHAGVLDSLVVADADGRPAWVAATTPSRHQRDSASSRTLTAALARAAASSSPVAWAPTEDRNGPHRGYGVALPLGAVGETPARLLLASYSLEALVPRVTDASPYAVRVATGGDQDLHRHQVPAPAGRFGTTFTEAVDVDMPGAQRLRVHVTPTASLLADQLSGLPRLVLALGLLLAGVAGVATRVYAVSREHAEALTTSNASLQASFKALAMVRDQLMASEVQFRGLFLTSPLGLMLSRGARQIEHANPALLHMLGYDAEALSQVTPADLLIDATLVDRQARELESRGAYGPYRTRLRRRDGTEVPVLLTGTLMRSAQGEPMVWSFVQDNTVETVAEADRARYLAELEKQAVELAQARDTALAATAAKSGFLATMSHEIRTPMNGIIGMTGLLLDTPLSTEQREFADAVRGSAEHLLTIINDILDFSKIEAGKLALETVEFDVRAILEDALDLVAEPARKKGLEFGGFAAPDVPQMVKGDPGRIRQVLLNLLSNAVKFTTLGSVSARVSVDEMPGARATIRFEVSDTGVGIPTHVQQRLFQPFTQADASTTRKYGGTGLGLAISRQLAEAMGGEVGVRSVPGQGSTFWFTVRVERLAFASDSLVSAQLRGKRALCVDDHDISLHVFRSLLMGWGVEVTLATTPQQAMAALDAADATGMRFDFAILDQQMPGIDGFTLGGLMRGRATTSALPLLLSSSVVQPGGLDEATARGFDGLVTKPVKKRYLLQALRQALALDSVPVPIPSSSVAMPTPAPARRMRILLAEDNPVNQRVAVRMLDKLGHRVDAVGNGLEAVEALGRLPYDLVLMDCQMPECDGYQATALVRQREERGASRTIIVALTANAMEGDRQRCLDAGMDDYLPKPLRFDDLRTVLDRYAALLPAPEPAPTAVTPADGARVH; encoded by the coding sequence ATGCAAGACGCTCCCGCCCCGTCGGGCCGTCGCACGAGCAGCACGGTGCTGCTCACGACGGCCCTCGTTCTCTGCGCGCTCGGCCTGGCGCGCTTCCTCGCGACGTTGGCCGGCCTGCCGCCCGGGCCGCTCGCCATCCGGGTGCACGGATTCGCCGCCTCGTTGATGGCGGCCGCCGTGGCGAGCATCCTGGCGGGGTGGCGCGGCCGCGCCTGGCTGGCCAGCCGCCTGGCGTCGGTCGCGCTCGCCGGCGCCGGACTCCTGCTGGCGTTGCAGGCGGCGCTCGACCTCGTGCCGGCGTCCTCGTCGGTCCTGGCCGGCCTCGCGCTGCTGCTGCCGACCCGGCAGGCCACCCTCTGCATCATGGTCACGGCCCTGATCGGGCTGCCGCTGCCCCGCCGACTGGCGCGCGTCCCCTCGCGCAACGCCCTGGTGCAGGTGTGGGGCAGCCTGCTGCTGGCGTTCCTGGCCACCACCAGCCTGGTGACCTGGGCCTCGTCCGGCGCGATGGACAGCTGGCTGCGCTACCTGCTCATGTCGCCGCCCCTGTCGGTGTGCTGCCTGCTCGTGGCCGCCGGGGTGCTGGTCGACCGTGTCCTCAGGGGCGACACCGCGTGGCAGCGCTGGCTGCCCGCGGCCATCACCGTCTTCGTGGGCGCCTGCGCGGTCATCTTCGCGCAGGCCCTCAGCTCACAGGAACAGGCCGGCGTGCGGCGACAGGCGGCAGCCGAGGCGCGCCGCCTGCGCGAGGCGCTCGTCGAGCGGGTCGCGGCGATGGACGCCGACCTCGAGCGCATGCGCGTCAGGTACGAGAGCGGCGCGGTCAGCACGCGCGACGCATGGCACGCCGATGCCACTGCCGCCATCCGCGCCCATGCCGGCGTGCTCGACTCGCTCGTCGTGGCGGACGCCGACGGGCGTCCCGCGTGGGTCGCAGCGACCACGCCGTCGCGGCACCAGCGCGACAGCGCCTCGTCGCGGACGCTCACCGCGGCGCTCGCCCGGGCGGCCGCCTCGAGCAGCCCCGTCGCCTGGGCGCCCACCGAGGACCGCAACGGACCGCATCGCGGTTATGGTGTCGCGCTGCCCCTCGGCGCGGTCGGCGAGACGCCGGCTCGCCTGCTGCTGGCCTCCTACAGCCTCGAGGCGCTCGTGCCGCGCGTGACCGATGCCTCGCCGTACGCGGTGCGCGTGGCGACCGGCGGCGATCAGGATCTGCATCGCCACCAGGTGCCTGCACCGGCGGGTCGGTTCGGCACGACCTTCACCGAGGCGGTGGACGTCGACATGCCGGGCGCCCAGCGGCTCCGCGTGCACGTGACGCCGACGGCGTCGCTGCTCGCCGATCAGTTGAGCGGGCTGCCCCGCCTCGTGCTCGCCCTCGGCCTGCTGCTGGCCGGCGTCGCCGGCGTGGCCACCCGCGTCTACGCCGTGAGCCGCGAGCACGCCGAGGCACTCACGACCAGCAATGCGTCGCTGCAGGCGTCCTTCAAGGCGCTGGCGATGGTCCGCGACCAGTTGATGGCCTCCGAGGTGCAGTTCCGCGGCCTCTTCCTGACCTCGCCGCTGGGCCTCATGCTGTCGCGCGGCGCGCGGCAGATCGAGCACGCCAACCCGGCGCTGCTGCACATGCTGGGGTACGACGCCGAGGCACTGTCGCAGGTGACCCCCGCCGACCTGCTCATCGACGCCACGCTGGTCGACCGGCAGGCACGGGAACTCGAGTCGCGCGGTGCCTACGGACCCTACCGCACCCGCCTGCGCCGGCGTGACGGGACCGAGGTGCCGGTCCTGCTCACCGGCACGCTGATGCGCAGCGCGCAGGGCGAGCCGATGGTGTGGTCGTTCGTGCAGGACAACACGGTGGAGACCGTCGCCGAGGCCGATCGGGCCCGCTATCTCGCCGAACTGGAGAAGCAGGCCGTCGAGCTCGCACAGGCCCGCGACACCGCGCTGGCGGCCACGGCGGCCAAGAGCGGTTTCCTCGCGACGATGAGCCACGAGATCCGCACGCCGATGAACGGCATCATCGGCATGACGGGGCTGCTGCTCGACACGCCCCTGAGCACCGAGCAGCGCGAGTTCGCCGACGCGGTGCGCGGCTCGGCCGAGCACCTGCTCACCATCATCAACGACATCCTGGACTTCTCGAAGATCGAAGCGGGCAAGCTCGCGCTCGAGACCGTGGAGTTCGACGTCCGGGCCATCCTCGAGGACGCGCTGGATCTGGTGGCCGAGCCGGCCCGCAAGAAGGGACTGGAGTTCGGCGGCTTCGCGGCGCCCGACGTGCCGCAGATGGTCAAGGGCGATCCCGGGCGCATCCGCCAGGTCCTGCTGAACCTGCTCAGCAACGCCGTCAAGTTCACGACGCTGGGCTCGGTCAGCGCGCGCGTGTCGGTCGACGAGATGCCGGGGGCGCGCGCCACGATCCGCTTCGAGGTCAGCGACACGGGCGTCGGCATCCCGACGCACGTGCAGCAGCGACTCTTCCAGCCGTTCACGCAGGCCGATGCCTCGACGACGCGCAAGTACGGCGGCACCGGGCTCGGCCTGGCGATCAGCCGGCAACTGGCCGAGGCCATGGGCGGCGAGGTCGGCGTCCGCAGCGTGCCCGGCCAGGGCAGCACCTTCTGGTTCACCGTGCGTGTCGAGCGCCTGGCCTTCGCCAGCGACTCCCTCGTCAGCGCCCAACTGCGCGGCAAGCGCGCCTTGTGCGTCGACGATCACGACATCAGCCTGCACGTGTTCCGCAGCCTGCTCATGGGGTGGGGCGTCGAGGTCACGCTGGCGACGACGCCCCAGCAGGCGATGGCGGCGCTCGACGCGGCCGACGCGACCGGGATGCGCTTCGACTTCGCGATCCTCGACCAGCAGATGCCGGGCATCGACGGCTTCACGCTGGGAGGGCTGATGCGGGGCCGCGCCACCACGTCCGCGCTGCCGCTGCTGCTGTCCTCGTCGGTGGTGCAGCCGGGCGGCCTCGACGAGGCGACCGCGCGGGGCTTCGACGGGCTGGTGACCAAGCCGGTCAAGAAGCGGTACCTCCTGCAGGCGCTGCGACAGGCCCTCGCCCTGGACAGCGTCCCCGTGCCCATCCCCTCGTCGTCGGTGGCGATGCCGACGCCGGCGCCGGCGCGCCGCATGCGCATCCTGCTTGCCGAGGACAACCCGGTGAACCAGCGCGTCGCCGTGCGCATGCTCGACAAGCTTGGGCACCGTGTCGATGCGGTGGGCAACGGGCTGGAAGCAGTCGAGGCACTCGGCCGTCTGCCGTACGACCTCGTGTTGATGGACTGCCAGATGCCCGAGTGCGACGGCTACCAGGCCACGGCACTGGTCCGGCAGCGCGAGGAACGCGGCGCCAGCCGCACGATCATCGTGGCGCTGACGGCCAACGCGATGGAAGGCGACCGCCAGCGGTGCCTCGACGCCGGCATGGACGACTACCTGCCCAAGCCGCTCCGGTTCGACGATCTGCGGACGGTGCTCGACAGGTACGCCGCGCTGTTGCCCGCGCCGGAGCCTGCCCCGACGGCGGTCACGCCCGCCGATGGCGCGCGCGTGCACTGA
- a CDS encoding sodium-translocating pyrophosphatase, translating into MPVVRRLVTHALTLAFGLLAAAPVLAQEHRPGGEANLVLPDLNSASFLGVGGHTLLLAGLLVSGLGLLFGLSIYQQLKRMPVHRSMLEVSELIYETCKAYLQQQGRFLMILWLFIGAIVLLYFGRLAHTIDPTTGADVYGFPPLKVAVILMFSLVGMAGSYGVAWFGIRVNTFANSRTAFAALEGKPFPCYAIPLKAGMSIGMALISVELLLMLIILLFVPADYAGSCFIGFAIGESLGAAALRIAGGIFTKIADIGSDLMKIVFKIKEDDARNPGVIADCVGDNAGDSVGPSADGFETYGVTGVALITFIMLAVREPLVQVQLLVWIFMMRIVMVVASGLSYFINEGMAKARYGNAKSMNFEHPLTSLVMITSGVSVVLTYISSYLLIPDIGGDTSLWWKLASIITCGTLAGAIIPEFVKIFTSVDSGHVREVVSSSEEGGASLNILSGLVAGNFSAYWLGLTIVFLMGVGYYISLMGLEGLMVAPAVFAFGLVAFGFLGMGPVTIAVDSYGPVTDNAQSVFELSTIEAIPGIGAEIKKDFGFTPNFEEAKQFLEENDGAGNTFKATAKPVLIGTAVVGAATMIFSIVMVLTEGLRPELVARLSILHPPFLLGLITGGAIIYWFTGASMQAVTTGAYRAVEFIKANIKLDSGAEKASVEDSRKVVAICTQYAQKGMFNIFLGVFFGTLAFAFYEPFFFIGYLVSIALFGLYQAIFMANAGGAWDNAKKIVETELKAKGTPLHDATVVGDTVGDPFKDTSSVAMNPVIKFTTLFGLLAVELAVSMKGADYAHTGLTIAMTVGFLLVSMFFVHRSFYGMRISNKA; encoded by the coding sequence ATGCCTGTTGTGCGCAGACTGGTCACCCACGCCCTGACCCTCGCGTTCGGCCTCCTGGCCGCCGCGCCTGTCCTCGCCCAGGAGCATCGCCCCGGTGGCGAGGCCAACCTGGTGCTTCCCGACCTGAACTCGGCCAGTTTCCTCGGAGTCGGCGGGCACACGCTCCTGCTGGCCGGCCTGCTGGTCAGCGGCCTCGGCCTGCTGTTCGGCCTGTCGATCTACCAGCAGTTGAAGCGGATGCCGGTGCATCGCTCGATGCTGGAGGTCTCCGAGCTGATCTACGAGACCTGCAAGGCGTACCTGCAGCAGCAGGGCCGCTTCCTGATGATCCTCTGGCTGTTCATCGGCGCGATCGTCCTGCTGTACTTCGGCCGCCTCGCCCACACCATCGACCCGACCACCGGCGCCGACGTCTACGGATTCCCGCCGCTCAAGGTCGCCGTCATCCTGATGTTCTCGCTGGTCGGCATGGCGGGCTCCTACGGCGTGGCGTGGTTCGGCATCCGCGTCAACACCTTCGCCAACTCGCGCACCGCCTTCGCCGCGCTCGAGGGCAAGCCGTTCCCCTGCTACGCCATCCCGCTGAAGGCGGGCATGAGCATCGGCATGGCGCTCATCTCGGTCGAGCTGCTGCTGATGCTGATCATCCTGCTGTTCGTGCCGGCCGACTACGCGGGCTCCTGCTTCATCGGCTTCGCGATCGGGGAGTCGCTCGGCGCCGCCGCGCTGCGCATCGCCGGCGGCATCTTCACCAAGATCGCCGACATCGGCAGCGACCTGATGAAGATCGTCTTCAAGATCAAGGAAGACGACGCGCGCAACCCCGGGGTGATCGCCGACTGCGTCGGCGACAACGCCGGCGACTCGGTCGGCCCGAGCGCCGACGGCTTCGAGACCTACGGCGTCACCGGCGTGGCGCTCATCACCTTCATCATGCTGGCCGTGCGCGAGCCGCTGGTGCAGGTGCAGCTGCTGGTGTGGATCTTCATGATGCGCATCGTCATGGTCGTGGCCAGCGGCCTGTCCTACTTCATCAACGAGGGCATGGCCAAGGCGCGCTACGGCAACGCGAAGTCGATGAACTTCGAGCACCCGCTGACCAGCCTGGTGATGATCACGTCGGGCGTGTCGGTCGTCCTGACCTACATCTCGTCGTACCTGCTCATCCCCGACATCGGCGGCGACACCAGCCTGTGGTGGAAGCTGGCCAGCATCATCACCTGCGGCACGCTGGCCGGCGCCATCATCCCCGAGTTCGTCAAGATCTTCACGTCGGTGGACTCGGGCCACGTGCGCGAGGTGGTCAGCAGCTCGGAGGAGGGCGGCGCCAGCCTCAACATCCTGTCGGGCCTGGTGGCGGGCAACTTCTCGGCCTACTGGCTCGGCCTGACCATCGTGTTCCTGATGGGGGTCGGCTACTACATCAGCCTGATGGGCCTCGAGGGGCTGATGGTGGCCCCGGCCGTCTTCGCGTTCGGCCTGGTGGCGTTCGGCTTCCTCGGCATGGGCCCGGTGACGATCGCCGTCGACTCCTACGGGCCGGTCACCGACAACGCCCAGTCGGTGTTCGAGCTCTCGACGATCGAGGCGATCCCGGGCATCGGCGCCGAGATCAAGAAGGACTTCGGCTTCACGCCGAACTTCGAGGAAGCCAAGCAGTTCCTCGAGGAGAACGACGGCGCCGGCAACACCTTCAAGGCGACCGCCAAGCCGGTGCTGATCGGCACGGCCGTGGTCGGCGCCGCGACGATGATCTTCTCGATCGTCATGGTGCTCACCGAGGGCCTGCGCCCCGAGCTGGTGGCGCGCCTGTCGATCCTCCACCCGCCGTTCCTGCTCGGCCTGATCACCGGTGGCGCGATCATCTACTGGTTCACCGGCGCCTCGATGCAGGCGGTGACCACCGGCGCCTACCGCGCGGTGGAGTTCATCAAGGCCAACATCAAGCTGGACAGCGGCGCGGAGAAGGCGTCGGTCGAGGACAGCCGCAAGGTCGTGGCGATCTGCACGCAGTACGCGCAGAAGGGGATGTTCAACATCTTCCTCGGCGTGTTCTTCGGCACCCTGGCCTTCGCGTTCTACGAGCCGTTCTTCTTCATCGGCTACCTCGTGTCGATCGCGCTCTTCGGCCTCTACCAGGCGATCTTCATGGCCAACGCCGGCGGCGCGTGGGACAACGCCAAGAAGATCGTCGAGACCGAGCTGAAGGCCAAGGGCACCCCGCTGCACGACGCCACCGTCGTCGGCGACACGGTCGGCGACCCGTTCAAGGACACGTCGTCGGTGGCCATGAACCCGGTCATCAAGTTCACGACGCTCTTCGGCCTGCTGGCCGTGGAACTCGCCGTGAGCATGAAGGGCGCCGACTACGCCCACACCGGACTGACCATCGCGATGACCGTCGGCTTCCTCCTCGTCTCGATGTTCTTCGTCCATCGCTCCTTCTACGGCATGCGCATCTCGAACAAGGCGTAG
- a CDS encoding argininosuccinate synthase, which translates to MSTPSSPKKIVLAYSGGLDTSVILPWLKSRYPGVKLYAFAAELGQGDELHEIEAKARKSGADAVLVKDLRKEFAEEYCFPMLRAHATYEQDYLLGTSIARPLIARHQVLYAQKVGADAVAHGATGKGNDQVRFELTYQALDPSLKIVSPWKDPQFLEDGLTDRETAIDYARQHGIPIAQTKKKIYSQDRNLWHISHEGAEIEDPAAEPNERVYTITVPPSKAPNRAEYVTIDFEAGVPVAVNKKKFHGKGHALIAVLNEIGGRHGVGQVTLVENRLVGMKSRGVYETPGGTILYEAHKALEQICLERELYHEKQRIALKYGELVYYGQWFHPLREALQSFVDHANRVVTGQVKVKLYKGRATAVSATSPQSLYDTRLASFAMADYDVTAARGFIDLFGLPMKVRGLKQQS; encoded by the coding sequence ATGAGTACCCCGTCCTCGCCAAAGAAGATCGTGCTCGCCTACTCCGGCGGGCTCGACACGTCCGTCATCCTGCCGTGGCTGAAGTCCCGCTATCCGGGCGTCAAGCTCTACGCCTTCGCCGCCGAACTCGGCCAGGGCGACGAGCTGCACGAGATCGAGGCCAAGGCCAGGAAGAGCGGCGCCGACGCGGTGCTCGTGAAGGACCTGCGCAAGGAGTTCGCCGAGGAGTACTGCTTCCCGATGCTCCGCGCCCACGCCACGTACGAGCAGGACTACCTGCTCGGCACCTCGATCGCGCGGCCGCTCATCGCCAGGCACCAGGTGCTGTACGCGCAGAAGGTCGGCGCCGACGCGGTCGCGCACGGCGCCACGGGCAAGGGCAACGACCAGGTACGTTTCGAGCTGACCTACCAGGCCCTCGATCCCTCGCTGAAGATCGTGTCGCCGTGGAAGGATCCGCAGTTCCTCGAGGACGGCCTCACCGACCGCGAGACGGCGATCGACTACGCGCGCCAGCACGGGATCCCGATCGCGCAGACCAAGAAGAAGATCTACTCGCAGGATCGCAACCTGTGGCACATCAGCCACGAGGGCGCCGAGATCGAGGATCCGGCCGCCGAACCGAACGAGCGCGTGTACACGATCACGGTGCCGCCCTCCAAGGCGCCCAACCGCGCCGAGTACGTGACGATCGACTTCGAGGCGGGCGTGCCCGTCGCCGTGAACAAGAAGAAGTTCCACGGCAAGGGCCACGCCCTCATCGCCGTCCTCAACGAGATCGGCGGCCGCCACGGCGTCGGCCAGGTCACCCTCGTCGAGAACCGCCTGGTCGGGATGAAGAGCCGCGGCGTGTACGAGACGCCGGGCGGCACCATCCTCTACGAGGCGCACAAGGCCCTCGAGCAGATCTGCCTCGAGCGCGAGCTCTATCACGAGAAGCAGCGCATCGCCCTCAAGTACGGCGAGCTGGTGTACTACGGGCAGTGGTTCCACCCGCTGCGCGAGGCGCTGCAGTCCTTCGTCGATCACGCCAACCGGGTGGTCACCGGCCAGGTGAAGGTGAAGCTGTACAAGGGCCGGGCGACGGCCGTCAGCGCCACCTCGCCGCAGTCGCTGTACGACACGCGCCTGGCCAGCTTCGCCATGGCCGACTACGACGTCACCGCCGCGCGCGGCTTCATCGACCTCTTCGGCCTGCCGATGAAGGTGCGCGGCCTGAAGCAGCAGTCGTAG